The sequence below is a genomic window from Patescibacteria group bacterium.
CTGAGAACGAAAAGTATCCGGACCGTATAAAAAGAAAATCATAAAAATTTTTAATTTTTTAATTATTTAACAACTTGGTAATGAAGACGAAGAACGTTTTCCGTAATTTTCTTCACGGCTAACAACTTTAATTTTGCTTCTGTTTCAGTTTCAGAAAAAAGTTTAATACCCCGACCAAAAATTAACGGCTCGAGATCAAGGTAGATTTCATCAATCAGGTCGCCGCGGAGAAAACTGCTGTTCAATATACCGCCGCCACCGACTATCACTTCTTTAAAACCTTTACTTTTCAAAACTTCTAAAGCTTCTCTCGGTGTGTTAACAAAAATTGTTTTCTCATTGACTTGATGGGGTGGCACTAAACTCGAGACAACAACGGTAAAGGGATAATTCAATTTTTCAAATTCATCAATAATCTTCATAATTTCATAAGTTCTTTTGCCAACAATAATGTTGCCCTTTTCTTTGACTAAATCATAATAGGCTTGCCAGGTTTCATTTGACCAGGGCGTCTCGTCTTTTTCTTTAGCAATATAACCATTGATGGTTGATGTGGCGTATAAAATGACTTTCATAAAAAATATTTTTAAATGATAAATTTTTTTAAAAGAGTTTTTGAGGAGTTGGTTTTTCTGAGAAAAAACGGTTTAAAAGTGATTTAAACTCTAAATTTTGAAAAATTTTTTTAACCTTTTCTTTATCCGGTTCTTTCAGCTTTAAATCTTCTAAAGAGAGGTCAATTTTTAAATCTCTTTTAATGGTGACTAATTTTTTGGCCAGAAAGGCTTGTTCTTTATTTTTGATCAATAAATTTTTAATTTTTTCTGAATCAATTTTTTCTAAATTTTGATAAAGATTTTCTAAAGAACCAAACTTTTGAATTAAGGCCAAGGCTGTCTTTTCGCCAATACCCTTGACGCCGGGGATATTGTCTGATGGATCACCACGTAAAGCTTTGTAGTCAATGAGTTGCTGAGGGGTTAAACCAAATTTTTCTTGAATAGTTTTTTCGTTATAAAGTGTCATCTCACTTACCCCTTTTTTCAAAAGGCAGACTGTGGTTTTTTCATCAACTAATTGTAATAAATCGAAATCGCTCGAGATGATAATCATTCTGAGTTTTGCCTTTTGGATTTTGAGTTTAAGCGAAGCAATAAGATCATCGGCTTCATAACCAGGAATTTCTAAAAATTTGATTTTAAAACTTTCTAATAATTCTTTAAGTCGGGGAATCTGAGCATAAAATTCTTCAGGCTGTTTAACCCTTTTTGCCTTATATTCTTGAAAGTCTTGATGACGAAAGGTTGGCCCCTTACTGTCAAAAGTAACAGCTAAATAATCTGGCTTTAATTCTTTTAAAATTTTTAAAAAAACTAAAGTAAAACCATAAATAGCATTAACGACCTCACCGCTTTTCGTTGTCAATCTCGGCAAAGCATGCCAGGCGCGATGTAATAAGGAGTTGCCATCAAGA
It includes:
- a CDS encoding dihydrofolate reductase family protein — protein: MKVILYATSTINGYIAKEKDETPWSNETWQAYYDLVKEKGNIIVGKRTYEIMKIIDEFEKLNYPFTVVVSSLVPPHQVNEKTIFVNTPREALEVLKSKGFKEVIVGGGGILNSSFLRGDLIDEIYLDLEPLIFGRGIKLFSETETEAKLKLLAVKKITENVLRLHYQVVK